Below is a genomic region from Trichoderma asperellum chromosome 2, complete sequence.
GGATTCTCCCGGCTTCGGCCCTCAGTCTCTCAGGGCAGACAAGTCGCCATCCGGTCATTGGCTCAACACCCCTAGCGGAAGCATTCCTGCCTCTTTCAATTCCGGCTTTTCGTCTCCTATGCAGCCAGGCATGGTGCAAATCAACgaggtgatgatgaagggCGGCACTTCTATGCCAGCCAAGCTTGGAGTGGGTCCTGGCACTATGTCTACtcaggagatgaagaggaagcgtCGCCGTGAATCCCACAACCTCGTTGAGCGCCGTCGCCGTGACAACATCAATGAGAGAATTCAAGATCTCAGCAAGCTCGTCCCTTCCCACAGATTGGAAGACGAGAAGGTTCGCAAACTGATTTCCAACGGCACGCCTCTGTCGCCTACCCTCACTGGCGTTAACGCTACCTCTGGGCTAGCCGGACCAGGCGCTCGCAGAGCTGCTGGCTCTGGCGCTGGCAATATCACGACTGGCCTTCCGATCGAGGACAAAGATAAGGGCCCTAACAAGGGCGATATTCTTAACGGTGCTGTCAGCTGGACTCGAGATCTCATGTGGATGCTGCATCTCAAGCTGCAACAGCAGGAAGAGCTGATTCACACTATCGCCGACTTGGGGGGTCAATTGCCCTTTGAGCAAAGCGACGATGAACGCCGCATGCAGTCTGAGCTCATGGACGCCATAGCCAAGAACGACTTGTCAACCTTTGAATACTCCCGTACGTCCGGCAGTGGCTTAAGGGTGCCTCACCACACTGACTACCATGGCGAGCCTACTACCCACGACATGGGTGCCAATCTTGACTCAGTGGGCATCACTCCCGAAGGAAGTGGTAGTGGTGGTATGCCCGGCGATATTGGAGACACTGCCCAGTTCTGGCACGACCCAGATGACCCCAATGCGCCTATCAACTTcaaggaagaggacgagTATGACATGGATCTCACTCAATAGATGGATATCCGCGGCTAAGATGGTTATTGCTTTGCCGAGTCTGTCTTACCCACATctatcctcctccttctAATTTGTGTTTTTGGTAcccctttcctttttcttatttcgTCTGGCGATATTTGCTTCTGCTTTAGCAGTCAGCGTCTTGGGAAGGAGGGAATTTGCATCACTCTGACATTTCAAGAGGAAAATGTCCGAGTGCCCATACTGGCGGCGTTTTAGGTGTAATCTATCACACCGGCAGGGCCTCGTCCTTTTTTATTGGAGTGATAGGGTGTTTGCTTGCTATAGGCAACAGCATTTTTGGCAcggctttttataaataggaTGGATTagtctctattttttttttgtctgttTGTTTTCCCTTTGCATCTGTTTCATCGTTTCATATATTGCATTACGGCACTAAGGAGTTGCGAGTCACTCTTCGCTatcgactttttttttctgatacGCACaagcctctctctttttatatatatgtgtgtgccTTTATAGCTACTCAAGGCTTTATTGGTATCTACTACAACCCTTTATGAGATATGTATTAGTTTTGTTGGTTTGCTTTGGCGGGCACGATACAGAAGGGACTCTCATAGTGTGAGACATTTCCCTACGACTGGTCTTAGGTtttcattattattattttttcatGGCCCTTTATTTCTGATGTTGACTTTGGTCGCTCTTATGGGGGGATTTTAAGGATTCACTTGCTATTTAACTGCTGATACACAGCCtatctttcctttcctttttttttctttttccttttcttttggcttcCCGGAGGATTACATCTATATACTACTTAATTTCTTCAACCTATCAACACCGTCTCTTTGTATCCTCTTGACTGCTTTGCTATTTCATTTTACACTACTTCAGATACCACTTATGACCAATAAACAACTTGTATGAACTCTTTGTTACGAAAGCTCACTCTTGTGACCCTTTTAAGTCATGTTATCTGTATTATGTATTATTAGTGTGTACCTGAGAGTTATAACAACATGCAGCCAAGTAGTTGATCAAGGACCAAACACTATCCTAAAACG
It encodes:
- a CDS encoding uncharacterized protein (EggNog:ENOG41), which gives rise to MAQHGFTQFGSGPNASHIDPNELAMSGAYSPSFANNNFNTNSNTNGFSSGSAVFGDDELLDGLASDGQSGLHGQGQDFHGLSMTYQNNFQSHRASGLQIDAAQMNGYSNTPDGDPIQSPYAYGNTHYRTLGNLQSPLSYSQSPLAAADMADGTDPSYLNAKARAARMSVQMQRKASNTRTPMTPKTNSMHGIPIGSAQDSPGFGPQSLRADKSPSGHWLNTPSGSIPASFNSGFSSPMQPGMVQINEVMMKGGTSMPAKLGVGPGTMSTQEMKRKRRRESHNLVERRRRDNINERIQDLSKLVPSHRLEDEKVRKLISNGTPLSPTLTGVNATSGLAGPGARRAAGSGAGNITTGLPIEDKDKGPNKGDILNGAVSWTRDLMWMLHLKLQQQEELIHTIADLGGQLPFEQSDDERRMQSELMDAIAKNDLSTFEYSRTSGSGLRVPHHTDYHGEPTTHDMGANLDSVGITPEGSGSGGMPGDIGDTAQFWHDPDDPNAPINFKEEDEYDMDLTQ